One window of the Lasioglossum baleicum chromosome 8, iyLasBale1, whole genome shotgun sequence genome contains the following:
- the Cyp18a1 gene encoding cytochrome P450 18a1, producing MLVEYAAQWTWQAMGGTRIDVLCICLVFLAVLLVARCLQWLKYVRSLPPGPWGVPVFGYLPFLKGDVHLQYGELAKKYGPMFSARLGTQLVVVLSDHRTIRDTFRREEFTGRPHTEFINILGGYGIINTEGAMWKEQRKFLHDKLRSFGMTYMGGGKKVMESRIMREVKTLLRGLASRQGAPMDVSASLGMSVSNVICSILMGVRFQHGDTRFSRFMHLIEEGFKLFGSMVAVNFIPVMRYLPCLQKVRNKLAENLTEMADFYQEALDQHRATFNEGTVRDLVDTYLLEIEKAKGEGRAAMLFQGKNHDRQMQQILGDLFSAGMETIKTTLEWAIILMLHHPEAATAVQEELDQVVGSSRLPALKDLPFLPITEATILEVLRRSSVVPLGTTHATTRDVTLDGYTIPAGSQVVPLLHAVHMDTKLWEAPEEFRPSRFLSAEGKVHKPEYFMPFGVGRRMCLGDVLARMELFLFFSSLMHTFQVRSPDGASLPSLRGNAGATVTPDPFHVCLVPRNLELIEDASTDPIPPGAVSRNTIGSQ from the exons ATGCTGGTAGAATACGCAGCACAGTGGACTTGGCAAGCGATGGGCGGTACCAGGATCGATGTCCTCTGTATCTGTCTCGTGTTTTTGGCGGTACTACTGGTGGCAAGGTGTCTGCAATGGCTGAAATACGTCCGTTCCTTGCCGCCAGGCCCTTGGGGCGTGCCTGTGTTCGGTTATTTGCCGTTCCTGAAGGGCGACGTTCATCTTCAATACGGGGAACTCGCGAAAAAGTACGGGCCGATGTTCAGTGCTCGATTAGGAACGCAACTCGTAGTCGTCCTCAGCGATCATCGCACTATACGCGACACGTTTCGCCGAGAAGAATTCACTGGAAGACCGCATACCGAGTTCATCAACATCCTCGGCGGATATG GTATTATCAACACCGAGGGTGCTATGTGGAAAGAGCAAAGAAAATTTCTTCACGATAAACTCAGGAGCTTCGGCATGACCTATATGGGTGGTGGAAAGAAAGTTATGGAATCGAGAATCATG CGCGAGGTTAAGACGTTGCTTCGAGGACTGGCGTCGCGGCAAGGTGCACCGATGGATGTTTCAGCGTCTCTCGGAATGTCGGTTAGCAACGTGATTTGTTCGATCTTGATGGGAGTGCGTTTCCAGCACGGCGACACCAGATTCAGTCGATTCATGCATCTGATCGAGGAGGGGTTCAAACTGTTCGGGAGCATGGTCGCAGTGAACTTTATTCCTGTGATGCGTTACCTGCCGTGTCTGCAAAAGGTACGGAACAAATTAGCGGAGAATCTGACAGAGATGGCGGACTTTTACCAGGAGGCTCTCGACCAGCATCGAGCAACGTTTAACGAAGGCACGGTTCGAGACTTGGTGGACACGTATCTGCTCGAGATCGAGAAAGCGAAGGGTGAAGGTCGGGCGGCGATGCTGTTTCAAGGGAAGAATCATG ATCGACAGATGCAACAGATTCTCGGAGACTTGTTCTCTGCCGGCATGGAGACCATCAAAACCACGCTGGAATGGGCGATCATTTTGATGCTGCATCATCCAGAAGCGGCAACCGCGGTGCAGGAGGAATTGGATCAAGTGGTAGGCAGTTCTAGGTTGCCAGCTCTGAAGGATCTGCCTTTCCTTCCGATCACGGAAGCGACGATACTCGAAGTGCTGCGGAGATCGAGCGTGGTGCCGCTGGGGACCACTCACGCAACCACACG GGACGTGACGTTAGATGGTTATACAATCCCGGCTGGGTCGCAAGTGGTGCCTTTGCTGCACGCGGTACACATGGACACGAAACTTTGGGAGGCGCCCGAGGAGTTTCGACCGAGTCGATTTCTCTCGGCCGAAGGTAAAGTCCACAAACCGGAATACTTTATGCCGTTCGGTGTCGGCAGACGAATGTGTCTCGGTGATGTGTTAGCGCGTATGGAATTGTTTTTGTTCTTCAGCTCGTTGATGCATACTTTTCAAGTGAGATCGCCGGATGGAGCATCGTTGCCGAGTTTGCGCGGTAACGCCGGTGCTACCGTCACGCCCGATCCCTTTCACGTTTGCCTAGTACCGAGAAATCTCGAGCTTATCGAAGACGCGAGCACCGATCCGATACCCCCGGGTGCCGTTTCACGGAATACAATCGGCAGCCAGTGA
- the LOC143211493 gene encoding uncharacterized protein LOC143211493 isoform X2 → MVSYQVLASTNPPSLHREHGGEEKEDRTSIYRCLGGRELSQERENRHRMSSRNGNTEEISVLNLVDGESLCYSLALIRGRTTAGCESITVRNQKSQSTSEWPIVAGEFRAVVELARGPNKLELEAAGRKKKLLLIHEPRTTRLRVTPVYVICAGHDGYFQGPRGEDRSPESAATRIGLGARLLQALTAEKLREAGYERKTFQLERDLDGPECLVMHSMLDVDRARAMSQRELWELIARELMTGPLASKHRKYLAFLSCTRYRGAPNPRTHEDTLARTQGHAALGGGGLALFGSACLHTWPTCMNQVLARFLDATVVDTEQLMDDSNYRGTHGGCFATTLGSVLHELGHTFDLGHTREGIMGRGFDYVDRVFVGAAGIDFNRNPVLRKDPQHTTVALSRPLSVTVTVQQPFALLSSPRRSRLLSETSRPSPSQSPPRLFGRLSAPASPELNRSFSKSLLQAQSAHAIEQTCSNSQSDRTFWTTSCAAFLAYHRWFNSEVDNIPNRRFYDIEYDGKRNVVRSRFGVRVIELRETSGGMVCGFRQFPGTRPPLEALVPPAPPQCLVALTLVAEDSAGNVLKYPLPTAF, encoded by the exons atggtAAGTTATCAG GTACTCGCAAGCACGAATCCGCCGAGCCTGCATCGGGAGCACGGAGGAGAAGAAAAAGAGGACCGCACGAGCATATACCGGTGCTTGGGAGGTAGAGAATTGTCGCAGGAACGAGAGAATCGGCATCGCATGTCGTCGCGGAACGGTAATACGGAAGAGATATCGGTGTTGAATCTGGTGGACGGGGAGAGTCTGTGCTACAGTTTAGCTTTGATACGCGGCCGAACGACAGCGGGTTGCGAGTCGATCACCGTGAGGAACCAGAAGAGTCAAAGCACAAGCGAATGGCCGATCGTGGCGGGAGAGTTTCGCGCGGTCGTCGAATTGGCTCGAGGCCCGAACAAGTTGGAATTGGAAGCGGCCGGACGAAAGAAGAAGCTTCTTCTGATCCATGAACCGAGAACAACGAGATTACGGGTGACGCCGGTTTACGTGATCTGCGCTGGCCACGACGGCTACTTTCAAGGTCCTCGCGGCGAGGATCGATCGCCGGAAAGCGCAGCGACCCGAATCGGTCTCGGCGCTCGGCTCCTGCAGGCTCTCACCGCCGAGAAGTTGAGAGAGGCGGGCTACGAGAGGAAAACCTTTCAGCTCGAGAGAGACTTGGACGGGCCGGAATGCTTGGTGATGCACAGTATGCTCGACGTCGACAGAGCACGCGCGATGAGCCAACGAGAACTTTGGGAATTGATCGCGCGCGAGCTGATGACCGGACCGTTGGCCTCCAAGCATCGGAAATATCTAGCGTTTTTGTCGTGCACGAGGTATCGAGGCGCGCCAAATCCTCGCACGCACGAGGACACACTCGCGAGAACGCAGGGGCACGCGGCGCTCGGCGGTGGAGGATTGGCTCTGTTCGGCTCGGCGTGTCTTCACACCTGGCCGACCTGTATGAACCAAGTATTGGCAAGATTCCTGGACGCGACGGTCGTCGACACCGAACAACTGATGGACGACAGCAATTACCGTGGCACGCACGGCGGCTGTTTCGCTACCACCCTCGGCTCGGTCCTTCACGAGCTGGGCCATACTTTCGATCTCGGTCATACCCGCGAGGGCATAATGGGCCGGGGATTCGATTACGTCGATCGAGTATTCGTCGGCGCGGCTGGAATCGACTTTAACCGGAATCCTGTTCTAAGGAAAGATCCGCAACATACCACGGTCGCTTTGAGCAGACCGCTCAGCGTCACGGTTACCGTCCAACAACCGTTCGCACTCCTGTCCAGCCCACGAAGAAGTCGGTTACTGTCGGAAACGTCGCGTCCCTCGCCCTCCCAAAGTCCTCCCCGATTATTCGGTAGATTGTCAGCGCCTGCTAGTCCAGAACTCAATAGATCCTTCTCCAAGAGCCTGCTGCAAGCGCAGTCCGCCCACGCGATCGAGCAGACTTGCTCTAATTCGCAATCCGATCGAACATTTTGGACAACCTCGTGCGCGGCCTTTCTCGCCTATCATCGATGGTTCAACAGCGAGGTGGACAACATTCCAAATCGTCGCTTCTACGACATTGAATACGATGGAAAAAG GAACGTGGTGAGGTCGCGTTTCGGAGTACGGGTGATAGAGCTTAGGGAGACCTCGGGCGGAATGGTATGCGGTTTCCGACAATTCCCTGGAACTCGACCGCCACTGGAAGCTCTGGTTCCACCGGCTCCGCCCCAGTGTCTCGTTGCTCTGACTCTCGTTGCCGAAGATTCGGCTGGCAACGTGCTCAAATATCCTCTCCCAACTGCATTCTGA
- the LOC143211493 gene encoding uncharacterized protein LOC143211493 isoform X1, whose amino-acid sequence MRSRFRNPSVLASTNPPSLHREHGGEEKEDRTSIYRCLGGRELSQERENRHRMSSRNGNTEEISVLNLVDGESLCYSLALIRGRTTAGCESITVRNQKSQSTSEWPIVAGEFRAVVELARGPNKLELEAAGRKKKLLLIHEPRTTRLRVTPVYVICAGHDGYFQGPRGEDRSPESAATRIGLGARLLQALTAEKLREAGYERKTFQLERDLDGPECLVMHSMLDVDRARAMSQRELWELIARELMTGPLASKHRKYLAFLSCTRYRGAPNPRTHEDTLARTQGHAALGGGGLALFGSACLHTWPTCMNQVLARFLDATVVDTEQLMDDSNYRGTHGGCFATTLGSVLHELGHTFDLGHTREGIMGRGFDYVDRVFVGAAGIDFNRNPVLRKDPQHTTVALSRPLSVTVTVQQPFALLSSPRRSRLLSETSRPSPSQSPPRLFGRLSAPASPELNRSFSKSLLQAQSAHAIEQTCSNSQSDRTFWTTSCAAFLAYHRWFNSEVDNIPNRRFYDIEYDGKRNVVRSRFGVRVIELRETSGGMVCGFRQFPGTRPPLEALVPPAPPQCLVALTLVAEDSAGNVLKYPLPTAF is encoded by the exons ATGCGCAGTAGATTCCGGAATCCCTCG GTACTCGCAAGCACGAATCCGCCGAGCCTGCATCGGGAGCACGGAGGAGAAGAAAAAGAGGACCGCACGAGCATATACCGGTGCTTGGGAGGTAGAGAATTGTCGCAGGAACGAGAGAATCGGCATCGCATGTCGTCGCGGAACGGTAATACGGAAGAGATATCGGTGTTGAATCTGGTGGACGGGGAGAGTCTGTGCTACAGTTTAGCTTTGATACGCGGCCGAACGACAGCGGGTTGCGAGTCGATCACCGTGAGGAACCAGAAGAGTCAAAGCACAAGCGAATGGCCGATCGTGGCGGGAGAGTTTCGCGCGGTCGTCGAATTGGCTCGAGGCCCGAACAAGTTGGAATTGGAAGCGGCCGGACGAAAGAAGAAGCTTCTTCTGATCCATGAACCGAGAACAACGAGATTACGGGTGACGCCGGTTTACGTGATCTGCGCTGGCCACGACGGCTACTTTCAAGGTCCTCGCGGCGAGGATCGATCGCCGGAAAGCGCAGCGACCCGAATCGGTCTCGGCGCTCGGCTCCTGCAGGCTCTCACCGCCGAGAAGTTGAGAGAGGCGGGCTACGAGAGGAAAACCTTTCAGCTCGAGAGAGACTTGGACGGGCCGGAATGCTTGGTGATGCACAGTATGCTCGACGTCGACAGAGCACGCGCGATGAGCCAACGAGAACTTTGGGAATTGATCGCGCGCGAGCTGATGACCGGACCGTTGGCCTCCAAGCATCGGAAATATCTAGCGTTTTTGTCGTGCACGAGGTATCGAGGCGCGCCAAATCCTCGCACGCACGAGGACACACTCGCGAGAACGCAGGGGCACGCGGCGCTCGGCGGTGGAGGATTGGCTCTGTTCGGCTCGGCGTGTCTTCACACCTGGCCGACCTGTATGAACCAAGTATTGGCAAGATTCCTGGACGCGACGGTCGTCGACACCGAACAACTGATGGACGACAGCAATTACCGTGGCACGCACGGCGGCTGTTTCGCTACCACCCTCGGCTCGGTCCTTCACGAGCTGGGCCATACTTTCGATCTCGGTCATACCCGCGAGGGCATAATGGGCCGGGGATTCGATTACGTCGATCGAGTATTCGTCGGCGCGGCTGGAATCGACTTTAACCGGAATCCTGTTCTAAGGAAAGATCCGCAACATACCACGGTCGCTTTGAGCAGACCGCTCAGCGTCACGGTTACCGTCCAACAACCGTTCGCACTCCTGTCCAGCCCACGAAGAAGTCGGTTACTGTCGGAAACGTCGCGTCCCTCGCCCTCCCAAAGTCCTCCCCGATTATTCGGTAGATTGTCAGCGCCTGCTAGTCCAGAACTCAATAGATCCTTCTCCAAGAGCCTGCTGCAAGCGCAGTCCGCCCACGCGATCGAGCAGACTTGCTCTAATTCGCAATCCGATCGAACATTTTGGACAACCTCGTGCGCGGCCTTTCTCGCCTATCATCGATGGTTCAACAGCGAGGTGGACAACATTCCAAATCGTCGCTTCTACGACATTGAATACGATGGAAAAAG GAACGTGGTGAGGTCGCGTTTCGGAGTACGGGTGATAGAGCTTAGGGAGACCTCGGGCGGAATGGTATGCGGTTTCCGACAATTCCCTGGAACTCGACCGCCACTGGAAGCTCTGGTTCCACCGGCTCCGCCCCAGTGTCTCGTTGCTCTGACTCTCGTTGCCGAAGATTCGGCTGGCAACGTGCTCAAATATCCTCTCCCAACTGCATTCTGA
- the LOC143211493 gene encoding uncharacterized protein LOC143211493 isoform X3 has translation MVLASTNPPSLHREHGGEEKEDRTSIYRCLGGRELSQERENRHRMSSRNGNTEEISVLNLVDGESLCYSLALIRGRTTAGCESITVRNQKSQSTSEWPIVAGEFRAVVELARGPNKLELEAAGRKKKLLLIHEPRTTRLRVTPVYVICAGHDGYFQGPRGEDRSPESAATRIGLGARLLQALTAEKLREAGYERKTFQLERDLDGPECLVMHSMLDVDRARAMSQRELWELIARELMTGPLASKHRKYLAFLSCTRYRGAPNPRTHEDTLARTQGHAALGGGGLALFGSACLHTWPTCMNQVLARFLDATVVDTEQLMDDSNYRGTHGGCFATTLGSVLHELGHTFDLGHTREGIMGRGFDYVDRVFVGAAGIDFNRNPVLRKDPQHTTVALSRPLSVTVTVQQPFALLSSPRRSRLLSETSRPSPSQSPPRLFGRLSAPASPELNRSFSKSLLQAQSAHAIEQTCSNSQSDRTFWTTSCAAFLAYHRWFNSEVDNIPNRRFYDIEYDGKRNVVRSRFGVRVIELRETSGGMVCGFRQFPGTRPPLEALVPPAPPQCLVALTLVAEDSAGNVLKYPLPTAF, from the exons atg GTACTCGCAAGCACGAATCCGCCGAGCCTGCATCGGGAGCACGGAGGAGAAGAAAAAGAGGACCGCACGAGCATATACCGGTGCTTGGGAGGTAGAGAATTGTCGCAGGAACGAGAGAATCGGCATCGCATGTCGTCGCGGAACGGTAATACGGAAGAGATATCGGTGTTGAATCTGGTGGACGGGGAGAGTCTGTGCTACAGTTTAGCTTTGATACGCGGCCGAACGACAGCGGGTTGCGAGTCGATCACCGTGAGGAACCAGAAGAGTCAAAGCACAAGCGAATGGCCGATCGTGGCGGGAGAGTTTCGCGCGGTCGTCGAATTGGCTCGAGGCCCGAACAAGTTGGAATTGGAAGCGGCCGGACGAAAGAAGAAGCTTCTTCTGATCCATGAACCGAGAACAACGAGATTACGGGTGACGCCGGTTTACGTGATCTGCGCTGGCCACGACGGCTACTTTCAAGGTCCTCGCGGCGAGGATCGATCGCCGGAAAGCGCAGCGACCCGAATCGGTCTCGGCGCTCGGCTCCTGCAGGCTCTCACCGCCGAGAAGTTGAGAGAGGCGGGCTACGAGAGGAAAACCTTTCAGCTCGAGAGAGACTTGGACGGGCCGGAATGCTTGGTGATGCACAGTATGCTCGACGTCGACAGAGCACGCGCGATGAGCCAACGAGAACTTTGGGAATTGATCGCGCGCGAGCTGATGACCGGACCGTTGGCCTCCAAGCATCGGAAATATCTAGCGTTTTTGTCGTGCACGAGGTATCGAGGCGCGCCAAATCCTCGCACGCACGAGGACACACTCGCGAGAACGCAGGGGCACGCGGCGCTCGGCGGTGGAGGATTGGCTCTGTTCGGCTCGGCGTGTCTTCACACCTGGCCGACCTGTATGAACCAAGTATTGGCAAGATTCCTGGACGCGACGGTCGTCGACACCGAACAACTGATGGACGACAGCAATTACCGTGGCACGCACGGCGGCTGTTTCGCTACCACCCTCGGCTCGGTCCTTCACGAGCTGGGCCATACTTTCGATCTCGGTCATACCCGCGAGGGCATAATGGGCCGGGGATTCGATTACGTCGATCGAGTATTCGTCGGCGCGGCTGGAATCGACTTTAACCGGAATCCTGTTCTAAGGAAAGATCCGCAACATACCACGGTCGCTTTGAGCAGACCGCTCAGCGTCACGGTTACCGTCCAACAACCGTTCGCACTCCTGTCCAGCCCACGAAGAAGTCGGTTACTGTCGGAAACGTCGCGTCCCTCGCCCTCCCAAAGTCCTCCCCGATTATTCGGTAGATTGTCAGCGCCTGCTAGTCCAGAACTCAATAGATCCTTCTCCAAGAGCCTGCTGCAAGCGCAGTCCGCCCACGCGATCGAGCAGACTTGCTCTAATTCGCAATCCGATCGAACATTTTGGACAACCTCGTGCGCGGCCTTTCTCGCCTATCATCGATGGTTCAACAGCGAGGTGGACAACATTCCAAATCGTCGCTTCTACGACATTGAATACGATGGAAAAAG GAACGTGGTGAGGTCGCGTTTCGGAGTACGGGTGATAGAGCTTAGGGAGACCTCGGGCGGAATGGTATGCGGTTTCCGACAATTCCCTGGAACTCGACCGCCACTGGAAGCTCTGGTTCCACCGGCTCCGCCCCAGTGTCTCGTTGCTCTGACTCTCGTTGCCGAAGATTCGGCTGGCAACGTGCTCAAATATCCTCTCCCAACTGCATTCTGA